From the Serratia nematodiphila DZ0503SBS1 genome, one window contains:
- the bcsZ gene encoding cellulose synthase complex periplasmic endoglucanase BcsZ — MNAMLQRLSLGMLLLCAFSAAAACEWPGWQQYKQFYISPQGRVIDPSSPNKITTSEGQSYGLFFALVANDRPTFDQLLTWTENNLAAGDLSARLPAWLWGESDDKQWKVLDANSASDADLWIAYNLLEAGRLWKSRRYQTLGTLLLQRIGREEVADIPGLGLMLLPGKVGFVAEDRWRLNPSYLPPQLLARFAALNGPWRAMREVNQRLWLDTAPHGFSPDWVVWRVGAGWQPDTVKPNVGSYDAIRVYLWAGMLADDDEHKAALLERFQPMAQLTAKQGVPPEKTDTASGKTTGDGPVGFSASMLPMLATQAEALAVQRQRISEHPPGDDAYFSASLTLFGQGWDQQRYRFNRQGELQPSWDGQCTTSK, encoded by the coding sequence GTGAACGCGATGCTGCAACGCCTGTCGCTCGGCATGCTGCTGCTGTGCGCTTTCAGCGCGGCGGCGGCCTGCGAATGGCCGGGCTGGCAACAGTACAAGCAGTTCTACATCAGCCCGCAGGGGCGGGTGATCGACCCGAGCAGCCCGAACAAAATCACCACCTCTGAGGGGCAGAGTTACGGCCTGTTTTTCGCCCTGGTGGCCAATGACCGGCCGACCTTCGACCAGCTGTTGACCTGGACGGAGAACAATCTGGCGGCGGGCGATCTCAGCGCCCGTTTGCCCGCCTGGCTGTGGGGCGAGAGCGACGATAAGCAGTGGAAGGTGCTGGACGCCAACTCGGCGTCGGACGCCGATCTGTGGATCGCTTACAACCTGCTCGAAGCCGGCCGCCTGTGGAAAAGCCGGCGTTATCAAACCCTGGGGACGCTGCTGCTGCAACGCATCGGCCGCGAGGAAGTGGCCGACATTCCCGGCCTGGGCCTGATGCTGCTACCGGGCAAAGTCGGGTTCGTGGCGGAAGATCGCTGGCGGCTGAATCCCAGCTACCTGCCGCCGCAGCTGTTGGCGCGTTTTGCGGCGCTGAACGGCCCATGGCGCGCGATGCGCGAGGTCAATCAACGGCTGTGGCTGGACACCGCGCCGCACGGTTTCTCACCGGATTGGGTGGTGTGGCGGGTCGGCGCCGGTTGGCAGCCGGACACCGTCAAGCCGAACGTCGGCAGCTACGACGCCATTCGGGTTTATCTGTGGGCCGGCATGCTGGCGGACGACGATGAGCACAAGGCGGCGCTGCTTGAACGCTTCCAGCCGATGGCGCAGCTCACTGCCAAGCAGGGCGTGCCGCCGGAGAAAACCGATACCGCCAGCGGCAAAACCACCGGCGACGGCCCGGTCGGTTTCTCCGCTTCTATGCTGCCGATGCTGGCGACGCAGGCTGAAGCGCTGGCGGTGCAGCGGCAGCGCATCAGCGAGCATCCGCCGGGTGACGACGCCTATTTCAGCGCTTCGCTGACGCTGTTCGGTCAGGGATGGGATCAACAACGTTATCGCTTTAATCGTCAGGGTGAATTGCAACCCTCGTGGGACGGCCAATGCACAACTTCAAAATAA
- the hmsP gene encoding biofilm formation regulator HmsP, with product MRVRRSLTIKQMATVSGVALVTICIFIVIQLFHFVQQRRDDYAQQLENIAHSVRQPLAEAVLRMDVPEAKRVLNTLLPVGILSRADIVLPNEFQALHANFPPERPVPTLIARLFELPIQISVPLYSLERVPANQQPLAYLVLQADSFRMYQFILSILSTMLSTYLLLALILSVAITWCMNRLMVHPLRAMAKELENISQDEAPYHQLMLPALHQDDELGLLVRNYNRNQQTLAKAHADMSRLSTRHPVTELPNPALLNALLEQHIASSLRPERFNLLVIGIETLHEASGVMSPAMREALLLALAKKLRGCIDENGVLAQLSNTEFAILAKGIERPFHAMQLARRIMAEINAPLTLEGLALRPNASIGIAHYLNQGESAEQLLRSATSAMMSAHREGKNQILFFEPSLTERTQKRLTQESEILHGIEQRHFTLFLQPQIDMQSNEVIGAEALLRWQQYDGSYTLPADVIPLAEELGVIVPLGNWVLEESCRILADWQQRGIALPLAVNVSGIQMQDEAFVPHLKNLLAQYRIDPRKLLLEITETVRIDDLDRALALLRELHDLGLSIALDDFGMGYSSLEYLNRLKSLPIDLIKIDRSFIQGLPADDAMVRIVSSISEVLALPVMAEGVENAEQRNWLLQHGIRSGQGFLFARPLPREAFEAEFCRAAP from the coding sequence TTGCGGGTCAGGCGTTCGTTAACGATTAAGCAGATGGCGACAGTGTCCGGCGTGGCGCTGGTCACGATCTGCATTTTTATCGTGATCCAGTTATTCCACTTTGTGCAGCAGCGCAGGGATGACTACGCCCAGCAACTGGAGAATATCGCTCATTCCGTGCGCCAGCCGCTGGCGGAAGCGGTGCTGCGCATGGACGTGCCGGAAGCCAAAAGGGTGCTGAACACGCTGTTGCCGGTCGGCATTCTCAGCCGGGCGGATATCGTGTTGCCGAACGAGTTTCAGGCGCTGCACGCCAATTTCCCGCCGGAGCGGCCGGTGCCGACGCTGATCGCCCGGCTGTTTGAGCTGCCTATCCAAATTTCCGTGCCGCTCTATTCGCTGGAGCGGGTGCCCGCCAACCAGCAGCCGCTGGCCTATCTGGTGCTGCAGGCCGATTCGTTCCGCATGTACCAGTTTATCCTCAGCATTTTGTCGACCATGCTGTCGACCTATCTGCTGCTGGCGCTGATCCTGTCGGTGGCCATCACCTGGTGCATGAACCGGTTGATGGTGCATCCGCTGCGCGCGATGGCCAAAGAGCTGGAGAACATCTCGCAGGACGAAGCGCCCTATCACCAGCTGATGCTGCCGGCGCTGCACCAGGACGACGAGCTCGGCCTGCTGGTGCGCAATTACAACCGCAATCAACAGACGCTGGCCAAGGCGCATGCCGATATGAGCCGCCTGAGTACCCGCCACCCGGTGACCGAACTGCCGAATCCTGCATTGCTGAACGCGTTGCTGGAACAGCATATCGCCTCCAGTCTGCGCCCTGAGCGTTTTAACCTGCTGGTGATCGGCATCGAGACGCTGCATGAAGCGTCTGGCGTGATGAGCCCGGCGATGCGTGAAGCGCTGCTGCTGGCGCTGGCGAAGAAGCTGCGCGGCTGCATCGACGAAAACGGCGTGCTGGCACAGCTGAGCAATACCGAATTCGCCATTCTGGCCAAGGGCATTGAGCGGCCGTTCCACGCCATGCAGCTGGCGCGGCGCATCATGGCGGAGATCAATGCGCCGTTGACGCTGGAAGGTCTGGCGCTGCGGCCCAACGCCAGCATCGGCATCGCGCACTACCTCAATCAGGGGGAGAGCGCGGAGCAGCTGCTGCGCAGCGCCACCTCGGCGATGATGTCCGCGCACCGCGAAGGAAAAAATCAGATCCTGTTCTTCGAACCCAGCCTGACGGAACGCACGCAGAAGCGGCTGACGCAGGAGAGCGAGATCCTGCACGGCATTGAGCAGCGGCATTTCACGCTGTTCCTGCAGCCGCAGATCGACATGCAGTCCAACGAGGTGATCGGTGCCGAAGCGCTGCTGCGTTGGCAGCAGTATGACGGCAGCTATACCCTGCCGGCCGACGTTATCCCGCTCGCGGAAGAGCTGGGCGTGATCGTGCCTCTCGGCAACTGGGTGCTGGAAGAGTCTTGCCGTATCCTGGCGGACTGGCAGCAGCGCGGCATTGCGCTGCCGCTGGCGGTTAACGTTTCCGGTATTCAGATGCAGGATGAAGCGTTCGTCCCGCATCTGAAAAACCTGCTGGCGCAGTATCGGATCGATCCGCGCAAGCTGCTGCTGGAGATCACCGAGACGGTACGCATCGACGATCTCGATCGCGCCTTGGCGCTGCTGCGCGAGCTGCACGACCTGGGGCTGTCGATCGCTCTGGACGACTTCGGCATGGGCTATTCCAGCCTGGAGTACCTCAACCGCTTGAAATCCCTGCCGATCGATTTGATTAAGATCGACCGCAGTTTCATTCAGGGGCTGCCGGCCGACGATGCGATGGTGCGCATCGTCAGTTCGATCTCCGAAGTGCTGGCGTTGCCGGTGATGGCCGAAGGCGTGGAAAACGCCGAACAGCGCAACTGGCTGCTGCAGCACGGCATTCGCAGTGGGCAAGGATTCCTGTTCGCCCGGCCGCTGCCGCGCGAAGCGTTCGAAGCCGAGTTTTGCCGCGCGGCGCCGTGA
- a CDS encoding dicarboxylate/amino acid:cation symporter: MKTTIFKSLYFQVLTAITLGILLGHFYPDLGAEMKPLGDGFVKLIKMIIAPVIFCTVVTGIAGMESMKAVGRTGAIALLYFEIVSTIALIIGLVIVNLVQPGAGMNVDPGTLDAKAVAVYAEQAQQQGIIPFLLDIIPGSVIGAFASGNILQVLLFAVLFGFALHRLGDKGQLIYNVIDSFSRVIFGIINMIMRLAPLGAFGAMAFTIGKYGVGTLVQLGQLIVCFYITCILFVVVVLGSIARANGFSIFKFVNYIKEELLIVLGTSSSESALPRMLDKMEKLGCKKSVVGLVIPTGYSFNLDGTSIYLTMAAVFIAQATNTHMDIMHQITLLVVLLLSSKGAAGVTGSGFIVLAATISAVGHLPLAGLALILGIDRFMSEARALTNLVGNGVATVVVAKWCNQLDEKQLKDTLNNKNTGADKTLPSA; encoded by the coding sequence ATGAAAACAACGATCTTTAAGAGCCTCTATTTTCAGGTGCTGACGGCGATCACGCTGGGTATCCTGCTTGGCCATTTCTACCCTGACCTCGGCGCCGAGATGAAACCTCTGGGCGATGGTTTCGTCAAACTGATCAAGATGATCATCGCGCCGGTGATCTTCTGCACCGTGGTGACCGGCATCGCCGGCATGGAAAGCATGAAGGCGGTGGGGCGCACCGGCGCCATCGCGCTGCTGTATTTTGAAATCGTCAGCACCATCGCGCTGATTATCGGCCTGGTGATCGTCAACCTGGTGCAACCGGGCGCCGGCATGAACGTCGATCCCGGCACACTGGACGCCAAAGCGGTGGCAGTCTACGCCGAGCAGGCGCAGCAGCAGGGCATCATTCCGTTCCTGCTGGACATCATCCCCGGCAGCGTGATCGGCGCGTTCGCCAGCGGCAACATTCTTCAGGTGCTGCTGTTCGCGGTACTGTTCGGCTTCGCCCTGCATCGTCTGGGCGACAAAGGGCAGCTGATCTACAACGTGATCGACAGCTTCTCGCGGGTGATTTTCGGCATCATCAACATGATCATGCGCCTGGCGCCGCTGGGGGCCTTCGGCGCCATGGCGTTTACCATCGGTAAATACGGCGTCGGCACGCTGGTGCAACTCGGCCAACTGATCGTGTGCTTCTATATCACCTGCATCCTGTTCGTGGTGGTGGTGTTGGGCAGCATCGCCCGCGCCAACGGCTTCAGCATCTTCAAATTCGTCAACTACATCAAAGAAGAGCTGCTGATCGTGCTGGGAACCTCGTCGTCCGAATCCGCGCTGCCGCGCATGCTGGATAAAATGGAGAAGTTGGGCTGCAAGAAATCGGTGGTGGGTCTGGTGATCCCGACCGGATACTCCTTCAACCTGGATGGCACCTCTATCTACCTGACCATGGCTGCGGTGTTTATCGCTCAGGCGACCAACACCCACATGGATATCATGCATCAGATTACCCTGCTGGTGGTGTTGCTGCTCTCCTCCAAAGGGGCGGCGGGCGTGACCGGCAGCGGCTTTATCGTGTTGGCCGCCACCATCTCCGCCGTAGGCCACCTGCCGCTGGCCGGCCTGGCGCTGATCCTCGGCATCGACCGCTTTATGTCGGAAGCCCGCGCGCTGACCAACCTGGTGGGCAATGGCGTGGCGACCGTGGTCGTGGCCAAATGGTGTAATCAGCTGGATGAGAAACAGCTGAAAGACACCCTGAACAACAAAAACACCGGCGCGGACAAAACGCTGCCTTCCGCCTGA
- the bcsC gene encoding cellulose synthase complex outer membrane protein BcsC: MHNFKINWLNLIPLSLAMLPQARAAEAVAPEQWLLEQVRIGEAGNKDDLVRQSLYRLELMDPNNPDVIAARMRLALRQGNMALAQQQLDKLKTLAPQSSAYRQAQMNMLLTQPETRQKLQQARLMATAGRLPEAKAQYDALFHGEPPTLDLAVEYWRLVARLPGQEAKALKQLQALDQQYSGNVALRMSLARMLFSQNQDAQAYELLQKIAADPAGRGDAADLWLDKVKAMPVSAQSVAALNRFLGVFDTGDQATSAREELARQQKLLADPAYQARVRGLAQVDKGGSRAAIPELQKALAAAPNDAEVLGALGQAYSRAGNRPQALKLFRQALAADKNGYGSGKWQSLIKSTGYWLAIDEGDKALKAGNLALARQKYQQARQLDDGDGNAFIGLGDVAVASKDDAAAEGFYQQALRRDPGNGSALRGLVNIYQRQSPEKALAYLNGLPRSQQAKLRSTLDGLRLDMLKQQAETLAAQQQWQQAAEIYRRAQPMDPDDVWLTYRYAQALRQAGQPQQADALFRQLAQRQHANPQLTYAYALYLSGSDRDRQALAQLNTLPAAQWNDNMRELAQRLKMQAVIEHAERLRAAGDEPAAEAYLRRQPADTRIDLLLADWALARGEYAAALDDYQRVKRREPNNPDAQLGEIEAYVAQGDLDAARQRLKTEQQPQDASLNSQRRVANAWGAVGDPQQAEAIFDRLKTAAASEPVGQTKALVYRDAARLERAQQQPERAQQDYRQAMVASGITPTLPQDNDSYTYLTRNNPSDDWLKRGIRSDAADLYRQQDVNVTLDHDYWRSSGTGGISDFNAHDTMLQVDMPLHDGRAFLRTDTVQLDAGRFSTDGSGKYYETFGTCHTQGCRGDEHQKTTGTSVAAGWKNDRWAADIGTTPMGFEVVDWTGGLAYSGDWNHIGWTVAASRRPISSSLLAFGGAKDPNTGITWGGVRATGVSLSASYDRGEANGVWADLSAHQITGKNVADNQRQRLMAGYYYKLINEDNRRLSVGLNTMLWHYQKDLSGYSLGQGGYYSPQQYLSLSLPVNYRQRTENWSWELGGSVSLSHSKTDSQRRYPLQGLIPDSLPDKFAVEDGSSSSGVGYTLRAIVERRLSSHWTLGAGIDIQQAKDYTPSHALIYLRYSLAGWQGDLDLPPQPLTPYADFK; encoded by the coding sequence ATGCACAACTTCAAAATAAACTGGCTGAATTTGATTCCGCTGAGCCTGGCGATGCTGCCGCAGGCGCGCGCTGCGGAGGCCGTGGCCCCGGAACAGTGGCTGCTGGAACAGGTGCGCATTGGCGAGGCCGGCAACAAGGACGATCTGGTGCGCCAGTCGCTGTACCGGCTCGAGCTGATGGATCCGAACAACCCGGACGTGATCGCCGCGCGCATGCGTTTGGCGCTGCGGCAGGGCAACATGGCGCTGGCGCAGCAGCAGCTGGACAAGCTGAAAACCCTCGCGCCGCAGTCCAGCGCTTATCGCCAGGCGCAAATGAACATGCTGCTGACCCAGCCGGAAACCCGGCAGAAGCTGCAGCAGGCGCGCCTGATGGCGACCGCCGGCCGGTTGCCGGAAGCCAAGGCGCAGTACGATGCGTTGTTTCACGGCGAGCCGCCGACGCTCGATCTGGCGGTCGAATACTGGCGGCTGGTGGCGCGTTTGCCGGGGCAGGAGGCGAAGGCGTTAAAGCAACTGCAGGCGCTGGATCAGCAATATTCAGGCAATGTGGCGCTGCGCATGTCGCTGGCGCGCATGCTGTTCAGTCAGAACCAGGACGCGCAGGCCTATGAACTGCTGCAGAAGATCGCCGCCGATCCGGCCGGGCGCGGCGACGCCGCCGATCTGTGGCTGGACAAGGTCAAAGCGATGCCGGTCAGCGCGCAGAGCGTAGCGGCGCTCAACCGTTTCCTCGGCGTATTCGACACCGGCGATCAGGCGACCAGCGCCCGCGAAGAGCTGGCCAGACAGCAGAAGCTGCTGGCCGATCCGGCCTATCAGGCGCGGGTGCGCGGCCTGGCGCAGGTGGATAAAGGCGGCAGCCGGGCGGCTATTCCGGAATTGCAAAAGGCGCTGGCGGCGGCGCCGAACGACGCCGAGGTGCTGGGGGCGCTCGGCCAGGCCTACTCGCGCGCCGGCAACCGCCCGCAGGCGCTGAAGCTGTTCCGCCAGGCGCTGGCGGCCGACAAGAATGGCTACGGCAGCGGCAAATGGCAGAGCCTGATCAAGAGCACCGGCTACTGGCTGGCGATCGACGAGGGCGACAAAGCGCTCAAGGCCGGCAATCTCGCGCTGGCCCGGCAGAAATATCAGCAGGCGCGCCAGCTCGACGACGGCGACGGCAATGCGTTTATCGGCCTGGGCGATGTGGCGGTGGCGAGCAAGGATGACGCCGCGGCGGAAGGGTTTTATCAGCAGGCGTTGCGACGCGATCCCGGCAACGGCAGCGCGCTGCGCGGCCTGGTGAATATCTATCAGCGCCAGTCGCCGGAAAAAGCGCTGGCCTACCTCAACGGCCTGCCGCGCAGCCAACAGGCCAAGCTGCGCAGCACCCTCGACGGACTGCGGCTCGATATGTTGAAGCAGCAGGCGGAGACGCTGGCGGCACAGCAGCAGTGGCAGCAGGCGGCGGAAATCTATCGCCGCGCTCAGCCGATGGATCCCGACGACGTCTGGCTGACCTATCGCTATGCGCAGGCGCTGCGTCAGGCCGGGCAGCCGCAGCAGGCAGACGCTCTGTTCCGGCAGCTGGCGCAGCGCCAACATGCCAATCCGCAGCTGACCTACGCCTATGCGCTCTATCTTTCCGGCAGCGATCGCGACAGGCAGGCGCTGGCGCAGCTTAATACGCTGCCTGCGGCACAGTGGAACGACAACATGCGCGAGCTGGCGCAGCGGCTGAAAATGCAGGCGGTAATCGAGCATGCCGAACGGCTGCGGGCGGCCGGTGACGAACCGGCGGCGGAGGCCTATCTGCGCCGGCAGCCGGCGGACACGCGCATCGATTTGCTGCTGGCCGACTGGGCGCTGGCGCGCGGGGAGTATGCGGCGGCGCTGGACGACTATCAGCGGGTGAAACGGCGTGAGCCGAACAACCCGGATGCGCAGCTGGGCGAGATTGAAGCCTATGTGGCGCAGGGAGATCTGGACGCGGCGCGTCAGCGGCTGAAAACCGAACAGCAGCCACAAGACGCTTCGCTCAACAGCCAGCGGCGAGTCGCCAACGCCTGGGGGGCGGTCGGCGATCCGCAGCAGGCCGAAGCTATCTTCGACCGACTGAAAACGGCGGCGGCTTCGGAGCCCGTCGGACAGACCAAGGCGCTGGTTTACCGTGACGCCGCCCGGCTGGAGCGGGCTCAGCAACAGCCTGAGCGGGCGCAGCAGGATTACCGCCAGGCGATGGTGGCCAGCGGCATCACGCCGACGCTGCCGCAGGATAATGACAGCTACACCTATTTGACGCGCAATAATCCGAGCGACGACTGGCTGAAACGCGGCATCCGCTCCGACGCCGCGGATCTGTATCGACAGCAAGACGTGAACGTCACGCTCGATCACGATTACTGGCGCTCGAGCGGCACCGGCGGCATTTCCGACTTCAACGCGCACGATACCATGCTGCAGGTGGACATGCCGCTGCATGACGGGCGCGCCTTCTTGCGCACCGACACCGTGCAGCTGGATGCCGGCCGCTTCTCGACCGACGGCAGCGGCAAATACTACGAAACCTTCGGCACCTGCCACACACAAGGGTGCCGCGGCGATGAACACCAGAAAACCACCGGCACCAGCGTGGCGGCCGGCTGGAAAAACGATCGCTGGGCCGCCGACATCGGCACGACGCCGATGGGCTTTGAGGTGGTCGACTGGACCGGCGGCCTGGCCTACAGCGGCGACTGGAACCACATTGGTTGGACGGTGGCGGCTTCGCGACGGCCGATCTCCAGCTCGCTGCTGGCGTTCGGCGGCGCCAAAGACCCGAATACCGGCATCACCTGGGGCGGCGTGCGCGCCACCGGCGTCAGCCTGAGCGCCAGCTACGATCGCGGCGAGGCGAACGGCGTCTGGGCCGATCTCAGCGCGCACCAGATTACCGGCAAGAACGTGGCGGACAACCAGCGGCAGCGGTTGATGGCCGGTTACTACTACAAGCTGATCAACGAAGACAATCGTCGCCTGAGCGTCGGGCTCAATACCATGCTGTGGCACTACCAGAAGGATTTGAGCGGCTATTCGCTGGGGCAGGGCGGCTATTACAGCCCGCAGCAATATCTGTCGCTGTCGCTGCCGGTCAACTACCGTCAGCGCACCGAGAACTGGTCGTGGGAGCTGGGCGGTTCGGTTTCGCTGTCCCATTCGAAGACCGACAGCCAGCGCCGCTATCCGCTGCAGGGGCTGATCCCGGATTCGTTGCCCGATAAGTTCGCCGTCGAGGACGGCAGCTCTTCGAGCGGCGTCGGTTATACCCTGCGGGCGATCGTCGAACGCCGTCTCAGTTCGCACTGGACGCTCGGCGCCGGCATCGATATTCAACAGGCGAAGGACTATACGCCGAGCCACGCGTTGATTTATCTGCGTTATTCCCTGGCCGGCTGGCAAGGGGATCTCGATTTGCCGCCGCAGCCGCTGACGCCTTACGCCGACTTCAAGTAG
- the bcsB gene encoding cellulose biosynthesis cyclic di-GMP-binding regulatory protein BcsB: MTRKITWLTALALGISTLSQAETATAPTVAAQPPIAAAADTATAPQDPNAPVRDVSLPFAQIAPPPGTFVLRGTRPDGQIEFGVRSDEVVSQAMLDLEFTPSPALIPVESHVKIYLNDELMGVTTIAKEQLGKPNRIQMAIDPRYITDFNRVRLVFVGHYQNICENPASTSLWLDVSKSSALKLRFQTLPVKNELSHFPEPFFDSRDNRPLTLPMVFAGQPDLAQQRAAGILASWFGSKAQWRGQSFPTLYNALPAQHAVVFATNSQRPDFLRDYPAVNGPTVEMISHPDNPYVKLLLIQGRDDNDLITAVKGIAQGNILFRGQNVTVDKVEQLAARQPYDAPNWVRTDRPMTFAELQQYAEQLQTSGIEPGPISLTMNLPPDLFLIRSTGIDMHLKYRYTAPRIQDGSRLSVSLNNQFVQAYSLVPEHEQGAQLLRLPLTQGLLDSDRNVSIPALRLGATNQLRFDFDYTTLLASGAEGRCETYSFTQNHAVIDGASTIDFSGYRHFMAMPDLRAFANAGFPFSRLADLSQTLVLVNQKPQPAQVSALLNALGVIGAQTGYPALAFTLSDDWSQAKDRDDDILMIGTIPPALRDDKKISLLVDATQSWVKQPTRQPPLPSAELLAEDAKPDSKTTVSSEGAMSAIIGVQSPFNDQRSIVALLADSPRGYELLNNALLDSGKRAAVFGSVAVIRESGVNSLRVGDVYYVGHLPWWERLWYALSTHPVLLAVLAMVLVVILGLMLWRGLKAFSRRRLAPEDRD, encoded by the coding sequence ATGACGCGAAAAATAACCTGGTTAACTGCTCTGGCCTTAGGCATCAGCACCCTGTCGCAGGCCGAAACCGCTACCGCGCCGACCGTGGCGGCCCAGCCGCCGATCGCCGCGGCGGCCGATACGGCGACCGCGCCGCAGGATCCGAATGCGCCGGTGCGCGACGTGTCGCTGCCGTTCGCGCAGATAGCGCCGCCGCCGGGCACCTTTGTTCTGCGCGGCACCCGGCCGGACGGGCAGATCGAATTCGGCGTGCGCAGCGATGAGGTGGTCTCGCAGGCGATGCTCGACCTGGAATTTACGCCGTCGCCGGCGCTGATCCCGGTCGAGTCGCACGTCAAAATCTATCTGAACGACGAATTGATGGGCGTGACCACGATCGCCAAGGAGCAGTTGGGCAAGCCCAATCGCATCCAGATGGCGATCGATCCGCGCTATATCACCGATTTTAACCGCGTCCGGCTGGTGTTTGTCGGCCATTATCAGAACATCTGCGAAAACCCGGCCAGCACTTCGCTGTGGCTCGACGTCAGCAAGTCCAGCGCGCTGAAGCTGCGTTTCCAGACGCTGCCGGTGAAAAACGAGCTGTCGCACTTCCCTGAGCCGTTCTTCGACAGCCGCGACAATCGGCCGCTGACGCTGCCGATGGTATTCGCCGGCCAGCCTGATCTCGCCCAGCAGCGCGCGGCGGGCATTCTGGCCTCCTGGTTCGGCAGCAAGGCGCAGTGGCGCGGGCAATCCTTCCCGACGCTGTATAACGCGCTGCCGGCGCAGCACGCGGTGGTGTTCGCCACCAACTCGCAGCGCCCGGATTTCCTGCGCGATTATCCGGCGGTCAACGGCCCGACGGTGGAGATGATCAGCCACCCCGACAATCCGTACGTCAAACTGCTGTTGATTCAGGGGCGTGACGACAACGATTTGATCACCGCGGTGAAGGGCATCGCGCAGGGTAACATCCTGTTCCGCGGCCAGAACGTGACGGTGGACAAGGTGGAACAGCTCGCGGCGCGCCAGCCTTACGACGCGCCGAACTGGGTGCGCACCGATCGGCCGATGACCTTCGCCGAGCTGCAGCAATATGCCGAACAGCTGCAAACCAGCGGCATCGAACCCGGCCCGATTTCGCTGACCATGAATCTGCCGCCGGATCTGTTCCTGATCCGCAGCACCGGCATCGACATGCACCTGAAATACCGTTATACCGCGCCGCGTATTCAGGACGGTTCGCGGCTGAGCGTCAGCCTGAACAACCAGTTCGTGCAGGCTTACTCGCTGGTGCCGGAACACGAGCAGGGCGCGCAGCTGCTGCGCCTGCCGCTGACGCAGGGGCTGCTCGACTCCGACAGGAACGTCAGTATCCCGGCGTTGCGGCTGGGCGCCACCAACCAGCTGCGCTTTGACTTTGACTACACCACGCTGCTGGCCAGCGGCGCGGAAGGGCGCTGCGAAACCTACTCCTTCACGCAAAACCACGCGGTGATCGACGGCGCGTCCACCATCGATTTCTCCGGCTATCGCCACTTTATGGCGATGCCGGATTTGCGCGCCTTCGCCAACGCCGGCTTCCCGTTCAGCCGCCTGGCGGATCTGTCGCAAACGCTGGTGTTGGTGAACCAGAAACCGCAGCCGGCGCAGGTCAGCGCGCTGCTGAACGCGCTAGGCGTGATCGGCGCGCAAACCGGCTACCCGGCGCTGGCTTTTACGCTGAGCGACGACTGGTCGCAGGCCAAGGATCGTGACGACGATATCCTGATGATCGGCACCATTCCGCCGGCGCTGCGCGACGACAAGAAAATCAGCCTGCTGGTGGACGCCACTCAAAGCTGGGTGAAGCAGCCGACGCGCCAACCGCCGTTGCCGAGCGCGGAATTGCTGGCCGAGGACGCCAAGCCGGACAGCAAGACCACCGTCAGCTCCGAGGGCGCAATGTCGGCGATCATCGGCGTGCAATCGCCGTTCAACGATCAGCGCAGCATCGTGGCGCTGCTGGCGGACAGCCCGCGCGGCTATGAGTTGCTGAACAATGCCCTGCTGGACAGCGGCAAACGTGCCGCGGTGTTCGGCTCGGTGGCGGTGATCCGCGAATCGGGGGTCAACAGCTTGCGCGTCGGCGATGTTTATTATGTCGGCCACCTGCCGTGGTGGGAGCGGCTGTGGTATGCCCTCTCCACCCACCCTGTTCTGCTGGCGGTGCTCGCGATGGTGCTGGTGGTGATCCTGGGGCTGATGCTGTGGCGTGGCCTGAAGGCCTTCAGCCGGCGGCGTCTGGCGCCTGAAGATCGGGATTGA